The sequence below is a genomic window from Candidatus Acidiferrales bacterium.
CCTGCGCGGTCAGGAAAGTTGCGGCGGGCGAATGGTACTACGCGAAGGCGGCAATACCCTGGCCTTTTCGGCGGATTCTTTGCGCTCGGATACAACATTGACCGCGAAGGCGCTGTGCCGTATATAGGATGCCGTTTCGGGAGTGAGGGCGAGTTGGTACGCGAGCTGATCTTCTGGCTGTCTAAAAAACCGGCAGTGACGCAGGCCATCGCGCGGCGCGGGATGAAAAGCGGATTTGCGCGAAGATTTGTGCCGGGCGAAACGCTGGCGGAAGCGCTCGGCGTTGCGGAAGAAATCTGCGGGACGGGACGGCGAATCAGCCTCAATCAACTCGGCGAGAGCGTGAAAACTCCGGAGGAGGCGCGTGCCGCACGGGACAGCTACATCACGATGCTGCGGGAGCTTTCAACGCGGCATATCGACGGCAATATTTCCATCAAGCCGACACAGCTTGGACTGGAGCAGGACCGCGGGATGTGCGAATCCCTGACGATGGAAATTGCACGGACGGCAAAAGAATTGGGTTTGACTGTCGAGATGGATATGGAAGGTTCGGGGCTGACCGACGCAACGATCGAGATCTTCGAGTCGGTTTGCGGAAAGTTTGACAACGTGGGTATGGCGATTCAGGCGTACCTGTTTCGGACGGAAAAAGATGTCGAACGGCTGGCCCGATTCCGTCCGAAGATTCGGCTGGTCAAAGGAGCCTATCGAGAGCCGGCGAAGATTGCGTACCAGGGCAAGAAGAACGTAGACGCCAGTTATCACAAACTGATCGACCGACTGCTGGCCGGCGATTTTTTCCCTATCTTTGCGACGCATGATCCGGTGATGGTCGAGCACGTGCGCCAGGCCGTGCGGGAGCGGAACTATCCAGCGGATCGCTACGAGTTTGAGATGCTCTATGGGATTCGTCGCGATTTGCAGGAGGAAATCCACGCGGCCGGCCAACCGTTGCGCGTCTATATTCCGTTTGGGAGCCAGTGGTGCCCGTATTTTATGCGGCGACTTTCGGAACGGCCTGCGAATTGCCTGTTTGTGCTGCGCAGCTTGATTGCGGAATCGGCGCAACAAAAATCATCGCGAGATTGAGAACGCAGGGAATGCACTTCTATGACTTTCCACTTGTGGCACGGAAGGCTTCGATGGACCAAATGTCGTCGGCTTCGCCGTGGCGGAGGACATACGTATTGCCATCGCCGGCGATGACGCGGAAGTAAGTCGCGCAGGGGGAATACCACTTGTCGTCGAGGCGCTCGACGGAATAGATGAGGTCGCCAATGCAAAAACGCAAGGGACGCTCGTCGGCGCGATAGCCTGAATAGCACTCAACGCGAGTCCTCTGCATCGTCTCACACCTCGCGCACTGCAGCGACGAACAGTCGATGCGACATTATAACTCGCCGCTGCCGCTATTGCTGCGCAGGAGCAGGAGGATTAGACTCTTTGTGACGCCAAAAAATGAATGAAATTCGCTCCTGAAAAGAATTACGCATGACGACCTCAGCGAAAACGAGAAACGGGCACCGGTGATGAAGCCAGATACAGGACGCAACAGATTGTGGAGAACGACTACGGTGCTGGGCGCACTGATGGCGGCCGTCACCATAGTTCCTCTGGTTCGAGCGCGAGTGACTGACACAATTACGTGGAAACCGATTGCCGAAGCCAGCCTGAAAATTACCGGCAGAAAACCACCAAAGGCTTGGAACGTATACCAGGATGAAAAAAACAAGAATCGCGTCCTAGTGCAGATCGACAACCGCTGTCTGGTGGTGGATGCAAAAATA
It includes:
- a CDS encoding proline dehydrogenase family protein, producing the protein MVRELIFWLSKKPAVTQAIARRGMKSGFARRFVPGETLAEALGVAEEICGTGRRISLNQLGESVKTPEEARAARDSYITMLRELSTRHIDGNISIKPTQLGLEQDRGMCESLTMEIARTAKELGLTVEMDMEGSGLTDATIEIFESVCGKFDNVGMAIQAYLFRTEKDVERLARFRPKIRLVKGAYREPAKIAYQGKKNVDASYHKLIDRLLAGDFFPIFATHDPVMVEHVRQAVRERNYPADRYEFEMLYGIRRDLQEEIHAAGQPLRVYIPFGSQWCPYFMRRLSERPANCLFVLRSLIAESAQQKSSRD